The nucleotide window GTACCTGCAATTCGTCCCGTCGCTATTCAGTTTCCTTGAACAGGCGACGTTGGCGACAGGGGGCTTTCTCGCGGTACTGCTCGTCACAATCCTTTTCGGACGCATATACTGCTCCACGGTCTGCCCGTTCGGGACCCTGCAGGATGCAATCAGTCGTGCTGCCAGCCGGAAGCGTCGCAGATTCGCCTTCACCAAACCGCACAATGTTTTGCGGTATTCCGTGCTGGCCGTGACCCTGCTGGTGTTTCTCGGCGGAAGCGGGCTACTGGTCAATCTTCTGGATCCTTTCAGCAATCTCGGACGCATTCTATCCAACCTCGCCCGCCCCGCTCTCATCGCAGCCAACAATGCCGTGGCCCCCATTTTCGAAGCTTTCGGGTCTCACGCTCTGTACAGGGTCCAGTGGCCGGTCATCGCGCCGGTTTCCATCGGAGCAGCCATGGCGATGCTTTTGCTGGTGGCATGGCTCAGCCTCCGGCACGGGCGCCTATACTGCAACACGCTCTGCCCTGTCGGCACGTTGTTGGGGCTGATCTCAAATCTTTCACCGGTTCGCATCCGCTTTGACGCGGACACATGCCGAGAGTGCGGACGCTGTGAGCGCGTCTGCAAGGCAAGCTGTATTGATTTCAAGAGAAAGAAGGTAGACGTCAGCCGTTGCGTCGCCTGTTACAACTGCCTCAGCGCCTGTCCGGACAGCATCCTTCACCTGAGAACCACGCTCCCCAAAGGTCGGGCAGGCAAGGCGGATTCCGGCAGAAGGAAATTCATCATAACACTGGCGACCGGCGGGCTGGGACTTGCCGCCACCAACGCAAAAGCCGCCCTGCCGCCCGGCTTTGTCCCGAGCCGCCCCACGACAATCCCCGAGAACCGAACCAGCCCGGCCTCGCCGCCCGGTTCGGTATCAATAGACCACTTCACCGCCAAATGCACGGCGTGCCACCTTTGCGTTTCCGCCTGCCCATCGCGGGTACTGGTCCCTTCACTGTTCGACTACGGGCCGTCCGGCATCATGCAGCCTAAAATGGGCTTTGCCTCCGCCCATTGCAATTTCGACTGCACCGTCTGCTCACAAATCTGCCCCAGCGGCGCCATTCTGC belongs to Desulfovibrio oxyclinae DSM 11498 and includes:
- a CDS encoding 4Fe-4S binding protein; the encoded protein is MRQRNLKTLRVAAALVFLVSTSLLFLDFREAGAIKLADAVLYLQFVPSLFSFLEQATLATGGFLAVLLVTILFGRIYCSTVCPFGTLQDAISRAASRKRRRFAFTKPHNVLRYSVLAVTLLVFLGGSGLLVNLLDPFSNLGRILSNLARPALIAANNAVAPIFEAFGSHALYRVQWPVIAPVSIGAAMAMLLLVAWLSLRHGRLYCNTLCPVGTLLGLISNLSPVRIRFDADTCRECGRCERVCKASCIDFKRKKVDVSRCVACYNCLSACPDSILHLRTTLPKGRAGKADSGRRKFIITLATGGLGLAATNAKAALPPGFVPSRPTTIPENRTSPASPPGSVSIDHFTAKCTACHLCVSACPSRVLVPSLFDYGPSGIMQPKMGFASAHCNFDCTVCSQICPSGAILPLTKKQKHRTQIGKAHFIKKNCVVYTDNTNCGACSEHCPTKAVRMVPYENTKGRKLVIPEVNQKICVGCGGCEHACPTRPYRAIYVDGNPVHKRAEKPVIKKLEPAPHMEEDFPF